A window of Methylomonas sp. 11b genomic DNA:
CTTTGCGTAAGCGTCGTCGGCCTTTTTCAGGGTATCCGACGCCTGCTTCATTTCCAGCTCTGCCAGCGTGCTGACGTCGGAATTGATACGGGCGTTGTTATAACTGTTGTGAGCATCGATTAAGGATGCATTGGGCACCGAGCTACAGCCGGCAGCAACCGCAGCGGCAAGCAGGGTTAGGGATAAATATCGATAGGTATGCATAATGGTCTCCATTGTGAATTATTGGGTTACGCGATTGAGTTCTTCGCGTAACACGCGATTGCCTTCCTGCAGCTCGCTAGCAGCCTTTTGCGCCTTGGCAGCACGAGCGGTAGAGGCCGCAAGTTGAGCATCAACCTGGGCTTGTTCGGCTTGCTGTCTGGCCATTAGATAATCTTCGCGCGCCATCGCCCGTTCGGCGGCGTCCATTTTTTCCATGGCCGCTCGCAAAGCTACCGGTGCAAATTCGTTGCCGCCGGCGCTATTGGCGCTGTTCACTGCCGCCTTGGACACCGCCATTTGTTCGGTCGGTGCCGGAATGCTCGCGCAACCGACGGCAAACAGCGCCGCGATCAGGCTTACGCCATAGATCGTCGTTAACGATCCGGGGTATGTAATTGTTTTCATGATTTTTTCCTGTGAGTTAAACATCGAATAGCATCGCTAACCGGCTTTCCAGGCTAGGCCGTTGCGGCTGGCTAGCGATTCGCCCTGTGAAATTTTTGCGCCCCGGGCCGGATCGGGTGGTAGGATTAGCGGAGTCGCGGGCTGGGAAAGCGTTGTAAGGAATTAGACGCCTTTGTGCGATGAAACACAGTTCGTTAGCGTACATAAGCCAAACCGACCGGTTCATCGACAGGTTCGACCCGACAGTTTTGCCAAGCAACAGATAGCGGTCATGCACTGCCGTCATTCATACCAATCGACTAAGCTCGGCGCAAACCGCAGCCATCCTTTTTTGGTGACTACCTACACAATTGGTCGGCCCCTCGACCTGGAGAACCAAGGCATGGACCAAAAATGGGATGGAATCGAGCGGCGTAAGTCGCTGAGAAAGGCAGCCGAAGCCATGGTGGCAAACTTATCGCCCGAGCAGCTTCGGGCTAAACCGGCCGAAATGCTGCTGCACGAATTGTTGGTGCACAAGATCGAACTGGAAATGCAATTCGACGAGTTGCAAAGAATAGATGTTGCTTTGACCTCAGCGCGAGACCGCTACCGAGATCTGTACGACTTCGCCCCGATTGGCTATATCGTTATCGATTCCGCAGAACAAATCGATGAAATTAACCTGACGGGCGCCGCATTACTGGGTATCCCGCATGGATCATCACTCAAGCTGCGGTTCTCGAAATTTGTGGCTGTAGAAGATCATCAGCGTTGGTCTCTGCAGTTCCGAAACATGATGGATTTGGTTACGACCGAGAGACTGGCTCTGGATTTAGAGATGATGCGCCACGATGGAACGCGGTTTACCGCCCATCTTGATTGCCAACACCGAGAACTTGGCGATGCATCGGTGTTGCTGGTCTCTATAACGGAGATAGGCAAATCCTGAATCGACTTCGGTCCGCCAAACCGCACACCATCCTACTGATGGGTATCAGGCAAATACAAGCTTTGAATTAGCCTTCTTTCTTCGCTGGTTAACACCACTCGGGAATATTTTTGGGCAGCGCGCTGCTGTTCGGACGCCTGTGTGTGTCGTCTATCCGCCATACGCCTGTCCTCCGCGCGCCGCATATGGTCGCGACGGTCGGCTTTCGGCCAAGCTACATAAGCGTTTTTGATATTCTCCAGCCACTCCGGTGAACCAAACGGATAGTCAGTCTGCCGTCTGTCGCGTAATCGGCGTGTTTGCACCGACCGGCGCGCTTGTGCTCGCAATTCATGGGCGCTCATATCCCGCTTCCTCCTCCGGTGTCTAAAAACAGGCTGTTTCATTAGCTTCAAATTATGCGCTTACCTGATACACGAATATGTACGGAAAGACACATAGGCGGAATTTGCTTGGCCGTGTCAGCAAATCGATTTGTGCACTATCGATCCTGCACGTTGGGCGCAAAACTAGGTACGTTAGCGCACAGACTTGCCGGTCGATTCGGCGCATGTTTTGCCTATAAAACAGCAGGAGAATGGGCATGGCAACGCATCGTAGAATTTCGGGATTTATAGGCGCATTACTGATTGGATTATGGGCTAGCTCCGGTTGTCGCTCGGATCGCTCCAACGAGCAAGCTCCACAGCAGTCGCCGGATCAAGCAGGCGTTCCCAAGGAAACTAAGCATAAGGAAGTCGGCGAAGCATCGTGGTATGGACCCGGCTTCCACGGCCAGGAGACGGCCAGCGGCGAGACTTTCGATCAGAAAAAACTCACCGCCGCGCACCCGAGTTTGCCCATGGGAACCAAAGCCACCGTGACCAATCTGGATAACGGTAAAAAAGTAGAAGTGACCATCAACGATAGAGGCCCGGCGGCCAAGGAAGATAGAGCAATAGACCTTTCCAGCAGTGCGGCGAACAAGCTGGATATGAAAAAAGACGGCACTGCACAGGTCAAGATCGAGACTAAATCCACCAAGAAATCCCGCACGAAAATCGACAAAGCCAAACTCGCGGCAAAGCCTTAATAAGCTATTCAGCGTGCAGTATCAACACCAAGCTCCGGCTGGGGCGAGGGGAATCAAAACAAGATTACTTTTATTGATTTAAATCTCCTCTCCATCAGGAGAGGGAACAGACTTTTGGCAACTTGCGAGGATTTCGAGTCGCCGAGAGTAATCGAAACCTTTGAAACTTTATTTTATTGCTTCTGCAGGAAGTACCAGAGCGGCACCAGCATACCCACGCCAGCCACCACACCCGCTACCCAAATCAGTATTCTTCCGAATACCGATATTAGAAAGTCCATACCTGCCTGATCGGTTGGAAAATAGACCAAGGGAATCCGGGTTTTCAGTTGTTTTGGCGCAAAGCTTCGCACATCGAGCACGAATACCGACCCAGTCAGCAGCGCGTAGATCACAAAAAATGCCACAACTTGCGGGTCGGCAATGCCAACACCCAGTAAACCGCTGGTGTTAAGGATGGCAAGCAAGGTCAGCGGTGCCGATAGCGACAAGCCGGCGACAAATGCGCTGGTTCGGGTTGCATGAGGAAAGGCCATAATGGTTTTATCCGCTTGCCCGCGCGTTGCGATAACGAGCCAGAGCCCACAACGGAAAGAATTTGTCGTAACCGTGATATTTCAGATAAAAAAACTTCGGAAAACCCGGCGCGTTAAAACAGTCGTCGTGCCAGAAGCCGTCGGCCTGTTGATTTCTCAGCAGATAATTCACGCCGTCGCTGACTTCCAGGCAGTCTGTTTCCTCAGCGGCCAGCAAAGCCATGACGGCTAATGCCGTATGAAATGCGGTACTGCATTCGAATTCACCGCGAATCCTGGGGTCGTGATAGCCGATATTGCCCTCGCCCCAGCCGCCATCGGCGCGTTGCTTGGATTTCAACCAAGTCACGGCCCGACGCACGCTGGCGTCGCTCGCAGGAATGCCGGCTGCGGCAAATCCCAGCAACACCGACCAGGTGCCGTAAATATAATTGGTGCCCCAGCGCCCGAACCAAGAACCCTCGACCTCCTGCTCGGCACGTAAATAAGCGACGCAGCGGTCGATAACAGGGCGATACTGCGGCATGTCCAGTTTACCCAACAGCATGATGCAACGGGCACTAACATCGGCAGTTGGCGGGTCTAACAGCGCACCATGGTCGGCAAACGGAATTTGGTTTAAATAATAATGATCATTGTCGGCATCGAAAGCCCCATAGCCGCCATTGCGCGATTGCATGCCGCTAATCCAGTGTGCGGCGCGCCGGATATTCTCGGTAAATTCCGGCATCTCGGCTTGCTGCATCGCATACGCCACCACGGCGGTATCGTCCACATCCGGATAATAACTATTGCCGAATTGAAAAGCCCAACCGCCGCCGGCCAAGTTCGGGCGTTGTACACGCCAGTCGCCCGGCTCATCGCTCAATTGCTTGCTCGCCAGCCAGCGCAAGGCCGCTTGCGTGGCTTTTAGACTCTGCGGATCGCGCTCGTGACTGTCGGCCTCCTGCAAGGCCAGCACCGCCAAACCGGTATCCCAGATCGGCGACACGCAGGGCTGGCAATAGGCCGTATCATCTTTCACCACCAACAATTTATCGATAGCCGCCCTGGCGATTTGCCGCTGGGCGTTGTCCGGCGGAATCCCCAGATAATCCATCGCCTCGTAAGCATTGACCATCGCGGTAAATATCGCCCCCAGCCCATCGTAGCCGTTTAGCCGCGCCATGAACCAATCCGTAGCTTTGGCGGTGGCCTTGCGGCGGATAAAGCCGGGTAGCAATGGCTCCAACAGT
This region includes:
- a CDS encoding DUF4398 domain-containing protein translates to MKTITYPGSLTTIYGVSLIAALFAVGCASIPAPTEQMAVSKAAVNSANSAGGNEFAPVALRAAMEKMDAAERAMAREDYLMARQQAEQAQVDAQLAASTARAAKAQKAASELQEGNRVLREELNRVTQ
- a CDS encoding PAS domain-containing protein, with amino-acid sequence MDQKWDGIERRKSLRKAAEAMVANLSPEQLRAKPAEMLLHELLVHKIELEMQFDELQRIDVALTSARDRYRDLYDFAPIGYIVIDSAEQIDEINLTGAALLGIPHGSSLKLRFSKFVAVEDHQRWSLQFRNMMDLVTTERLALDLEMMRHDGTRFTAHLDCQHRELGDASVLLVSITEIGKS
- a CDS encoding septal ring lytic transglycosylase RlpA family protein, whose product is MATHRRISGFIGALLIGLWASSGCRSDRSNEQAPQQSPDQAGVPKETKHKEVGEASWYGPGFHGQETASGETFDQKKLTAAHPSLPMGTKATVTNLDNGKKVEVTINDRGPAAKEDRAIDLSSSAANKLDMKKDGTAQVKIETKSTKKSRTKIDKAKLAAKP
- the shc gene encoding squalene--hopene cyclase produces the protein MLIENSSLSGADVSHANMPGGAEPVNPDAGIALAKAGLLSLQNPAGYWVFELEADCTIPAEYILMMHYMAEIDTALQAKIANFLRSQAGADGSYPLYKDGPGDLSCTIKAYYALKMAGDGMDAAHMIKAREWILMHGGAAKANVFTRIMLAMFQQIPWRGVPFIPVEIMLLPKWFPFHIDKVSYWSRTVMVPLSILCTYQVKARNPHKIDIAELFLTPANLENHYFSHVKTPLGKAILVLDRIGRLLEPLLPGFIRRKATAKATDWFMARLNGYDGLGAIFTAMVNAYEAMDYLGIPPDNAQRQIARAAIDKLLVVKDDTAYCQPCVSPIWDTGLAVLALQEADSHERDPQSLKATQAALRWLASKQLSDEPGDWRVQRPNLAGGGWAFQFGNSYYPDVDDTAVVAYAMQQAEMPEFTENIRRAAHWISGMQSRNGGYGAFDADNDHYYLNQIPFADHGALLDPPTADVSARCIMLLGKLDMPQYRPVIDRCVAYLRAEQEVEGSWFGRWGTNYIYGTWSVLLGFAAAGIPASDASVRRAVTWLKSKQRADGGWGEGNIGYHDPRIRGEFECSTAFHTALAVMALLAAEETDCLEVSDGVNYLLRNQQADGFWHDDCFNAPGFPKFFYLKYHGYDKFFPLWALARYRNARASG